A region from the Colwellia sp. PAMC 21821 genome encodes:
- a CDS encoding TlpA disulfide reductase family protein, with amino-acid sequence MTFSSQLSATNNVNVNTDSNTIELLDQHLKNEIGNVVYVDFWASWCIPCRKSFPWMNNLKAQYQAQGLTIISINLDHSRELADEFLMTIPANFPVIYDPKGLIARKYKLKGMPSSFIINRQGQIVSGHVGFNQEKQLAYEKEIQTLLSSRL; translated from the coding sequence ATGACATTTTCTAGTCAGTTATCCGCTACTAATAATGTTAACGTAAATACTGATTCGAATACAATTGAGTTATTAGACCAGCATTTAAAAAATGAAATAGGCAATGTTGTTTACGTAGATTTTTGGGCTTCTTGGTGCATTCCATGTCGTAAATCATTTCCTTGGATGAATAACCTAAAAGCGCAGTATCAAGCACAAGGCTTAACCATCATAAGCATTAATCTGGATCATAGTCGTGAGTTAGCTGACGAATTTTTAATGACAATACCAGCCAATTTTCCGGTTATTTATGATCCTAAAGGCTTAATTGCTAGAAAGTATAAACTAAAAGGTATGCCAAGCAGCTTCATCATTAATCGACAAGGCCAAATTGTCAGTGGCCATGTTGGTTTTAATCAAGAGAAGCAATTGGCTTACGAAAAAGAAATTCAAACGCTATTAAGCAGCAGGCTTTAA
- a CDS encoding PilN domain-containing protein — translation MAYINLLPWREEAEKAKQREYFTVLTIVALVAFIIVFSVNQFYQVRIDGQNSRNQFLKNEIQILDLRISKIKSLNEKKKELEKRTSVVEQLQRSRNVATQVLDEIAKIVPNGIYLTRLEKQDNSLNIIGKSESNNHLANMIREIESSDLFEDAILESITSNDAKSKLLSDFKMRVRIKGLINLNEPTTQGAP, via the coding sequence ATGGCATATATAAATCTATTACCATGGCGTGAAGAAGCTGAAAAAGCCAAGCAACGAGAATATTTTACGGTATTAACCATAGTAGCATTAGTTGCTTTTATTATTGTATTTTCAGTGAATCAGTTTTACCAAGTGCGAATTGATGGCCAAAATAGCCGTAATCAGTTTTTAAAAAATGAAATTCAAATACTTGATTTACGCATTTCGAAGATAAAGTCGTTAAACGAAAAGAAAAAAGAACTTGAAAAACGCACCAGTGTTGTCGAACAACTGCAACGAAGTCGCAATGTAGCCACACAAGTTTTAGACGAAATAGCAAAAATAGTACCAAATGGTATCTATCTTACGCGCTTAGAAAAACAAGATAATAGCTTAAATATTATCGGTAAAAGTGAATCGAATAACCATCTGGCTAATATGATCAGAGAGATAGAAAGTTCTGATTTGTTCGAAGATGCGATACTTGAATCGATAACTTCTAATGATGCAAAAAGTAAATTATTAAGTGACTTTAAAATGCGTGTTCGAATTAAAGGTTTAATCAACTTAAACGAACCGACAACGCAAGGAGCGCCATAA
- a CDS encoding penicillin-binding protein 1A, translating into MFSIKNLLKTGAVLIFIGFLALAGIYLSMRANLPSVESLKDLQWQTPMQIFSADGKLISQFGEKKRIPLTLDEMPQQLINAILATEDDRFYLHFGVDPIGMARAIMGQLTGQNKGGASTITMQVARNFFLSREQTYVRKIREIFISFHIESLLTKDEILALYMNKISLGHRSFGFGAAAQVYYGKDVKELTLAQIAVLAGLPKAPSTMNPISRPDRALQRRSVVLQRMYISDYITAEEMSAANKEPITAIKHGAEIELSAPYIAEMAHQEMVDRFGKEAAYTGGYKVFTTVTSTLQYAAQQAVVNNIFSYDQRHGYRGPISTLRPLDDQAKTISTSDSNQITIAPITKEEIIAALAPLSSYHSIEPAVVTAIFERAAKVTLQDGSEVDINWQGLAWARAFINDDKQATPPTLTSDILALGDIVMVAPAEVGYRLSQLPEVSAALVSLAPDNGAIKAAVGGFSFQQSQFNRVTQAKRQVGSNIKPFIYSAALDSGYTLASIVNDAPINQWDRSSGVVWRPKNSPPVYSGEIRFRLALAQSKNVIAVRLLREVGLDKVIPYLALFGFNPEDLPRNESLALGSASLTPMEVATGFATFANGGFLIKPYLIERIEDSFGQVLFQANPAIACDRCDETIETLPKANNVSSDSVELVTSEHEALAPIPIIKAPRVISAQNAFLMTEALNSAIWGADWNIKPFWQGTGFRARVLKRKDIAGKTGTTNQAKDAWFSGYSRRIVTTSWIGFDNPSRNLGQTSYNSNLGKDQTTGKEFGAKSAQPAWISFMREALADLPVEHFEQPEALMSVRIDKLSGKLTTKTDRSSRFEYFELGTAPTEYISQDISSEILDGSDSDISTEDGIFD; encoded by the coding sequence GTGTTTTCTATAAAAAACCTGTTAAAAACGGGTGCTGTGTTGATATTTATCGGATTTTTGGCTCTTGCTGGGATCTACCTATCTATGCGCGCTAATTTACCCAGTGTTGAATCATTGAAAGATCTACAATGGCAAACACCCATGCAAATTTTTAGTGCTGACGGTAAACTCATTTCCCAATTTGGTGAAAAAAAACGTATTCCGTTAACGTTAGATGAAATGCCGCAGCAATTAATTAATGCGATATTAGCGACAGAAGACGACCGTTTTTATTTACATTTTGGTGTTGACCCTATTGGTATGGCTCGCGCCATTATGGGCCAATTAACCGGGCAAAATAAAGGTGGTGCAAGTACCATCACTATGCAAGTTGCACGAAACTTTTTTCTATCTCGTGAACAGACTTATGTCCGTAAGATTCGTGAAATCTTTATTTCTTTTCATATTGAAAGCCTGTTAACAAAAGATGAAATACTCGCGCTTTACATGAATAAAATTTCCTTAGGGCATCGCTCTTTCGGATTTGGAGCTGCAGCTCAGGTTTATTATGGTAAAGACGTTAAAGAACTGACCTTAGCTCAAATTGCCGTATTGGCTGGCTTACCTAAGGCACCTTCAACCATGAACCCTATTAGCCGTCCTGATCGAGCATTACAGCGAAGATCTGTGGTCTTACAGCGCATGTATATCTCTGATTATATCACGGCTGAAGAGATGTCAGCCGCAAATAAAGAGCCTATTACAGCGATTAAACACGGTGCTGAAATTGAGTTAAGCGCGCCTTATATTGCGGAAATGGCCCATCAAGAGATGGTTGACCGCTTTGGCAAAGAGGCTGCATATACCGGTGGTTACAAAGTATTTACCACCGTAACCTCAACGCTGCAATATGCTGCTCAACAAGCGGTAGTTAATAATATATTTTCTTACGATCAACGCCATGGCTATCGCGGACCTATTAGTACACTACGCCCCCTTGATGACCAAGCAAAAACGATTAGTACAAGTGATTCGAACCAAATTACGATTGCACCAATAACTAAGGAAGAGATAATAGCCGCATTAGCTCCGCTCTCAAGTTATCACTCAATTGAACCTGCGGTTGTTACTGCTATATTTGAACGTGCTGCGAAAGTGACACTACAAGATGGTTCAGAGGTCGATATCAATTGGCAAGGATTAGCTTGGGCACGCGCGTTTATTAATGATGATAAACAAGCGACACCTCCAACGCTTACGAGTGATATTTTGGCACTTGGCGATATTGTTATGGTTGCTCCAGCGGAGGTTGGTTATCGGCTAAGTCAATTACCAGAAGTCAGCGCGGCATTGGTCTCCCTAGCACCAGATAATGGCGCTATCAAAGCGGCTGTAGGTGGTTTCAGTTTTCAGCAAAGCCAATTTAACCGTGTTACTCAAGCAAAACGTCAAGTAGGCTCTAACATTAAACCTTTTATCTATTCTGCAGCGCTAGACAGCGGTTATACTTTGGCCTCTATCGTCAATGACGCCCCTATTAACCAATGGGATAGAAGCTCTGGTGTGGTTTGGCGTCCTAAAAATTCGCCACCGGTTTATAGCGGCGAAATCCGATTTCGTTTAGCATTGGCGCAGTCAAAAAACGTAATTGCTGTTCGTTTACTTAGGGAGGTCGGCTTAGATAAAGTTATTCCTTATTTAGCCCTTTTTGGTTTTAATCCCGAGGATTTACCGCGTAACGAGTCCTTAGCACTTGGTTCTGCCTCTTTAACACCAATGGAAGTTGCGACTGGCTTCGCGACATTTGCCAATGGTGGTTTTTTAATAAAGCCTTACTTAATTGAGCGTATCGAAGACTCATTTGGCCAGGTATTATTTCAGGCGAATCCAGCCATTGCATGTGACCGTTGTGACGAGACTATTGAAACATTACCAAAAGCAAACAATGTCAGCAGTGACAGCGTTGAGTTGGTAACTTCTGAGCATGAGGCACTAGCACCAATACCAATCATTAAAGCCCCGCGTGTTATTAGTGCTCAAAATGCCTTCTTAATGACCGAAGCACTTAACTCTGCAATATGGGGTGCCGACTGGAATATAAAACCTTTTTGGCAGGGCACTGGTTTTCGTGCACGTGTACTTAAGCGTAAAGATATCGCTGGTAAAACAGGCACTACAAACCAGGCAAAAGATGCATGGTTTTCCGGCTATAGTCGTCGGATAGTCACAACATCTTGGATTGGTTTTGACAATCCCAGTCGTAACCTAGGCCAAACAAGCTACAACAGTAACCTGGGTAAAGATCAAACCACAGGTAAAGAATTTGGTGCTAAATCCGCACAACCCGCTTGGATCAGTTTTATGAGAGAAGCACTTGCAGATCTGCCGGTTGAACACTTTGAACAACCTGAAGCGCTTATGTCTGTTCGAATAGATAAGTTATCAGGAAAATTGACGACTAAAACAGATCGCTCAAGCCGATTTGAGTATTTCGAATTAGGAACAGCACCGACTGAATATATAAGCCAAGATATTAGCAGTGAGATTCTTGATGGTAGTGATTCAGATATAAGTACTGAAGATGGAATATTCGATTAA
- the pckA gene encoding phosphoenolpyruvate carboxykinase (ATP) — protein sequence MAALENSIDLSSYGISNVAEIVYNPSYELLFAEETRSDLTGFDKGIVTELGAVSVDTGIFTGRSPKDKYIVRDDTTRDTVWWSDQGKNDNKPMTQETWTSLKGLVTEQLSGKRLFVVDTYCGADEATRLKVRFITEVAWQAHFVKNMFIRPTDAELETYEPDFIVMNGAKTTNPNWQEQGLNSENFVAFNLTERIQLIGGTWYGGEMKKGMFSMMNYLLPLKGIASMHCSANVGEDGDTAVFFGLSGTGKTTLSTDPKRQLIGDDEHGWDENGVFNFEGGCYAKTINLSKESEPDIYNAIRRDALLENVTVDAKGKIDFDDNSKTENTRVSYPIHHIDNIVKPISRAGHAKKVIFLTADAFGVLPPVAKLTPAQTEYYFLSGFTAKLAGTERGITEPTPAFSSCFGAAFLSLHPTQYAEVLRKRMQAVGAEAYLVNTGWNGTGKRISIKDTRAIIDAILDGSIDDTQTQVLPLFNLDIPTSINGVDDSILDPRNTYAEASQWQEKAEGLATRFVNNFNKFTDTDNGKSLVAAGPKL from the coding sequence ATGGCAGCTTTAGAAAACTCAATCGATTTATCTTCATACGGCATCAGTAATGTTGCTGAGATAGTTTACAATCCTTCTTATGAGTTACTCTTTGCTGAGGAAACAAGATCCGACCTCACAGGTTTTGATAAAGGCATTGTCACCGAACTCGGCGCTGTTTCAGTAGACACCGGAATTTTTACAGGTCGCTCACCGAAAGATAAGTATATTGTTCGTGATGATACAACTCGTGATACGGTTTGGTGGTCAGATCAAGGTAAAAATGACAACAAGCCAATGACACAAGAGACATGGACTAGCCTTAAAGGTTTGGTTACTGAGCAGTTGTCTGGCAAGCGTTTATTTGTTGTTGATACTTACTGTGGCGCTGATGAGGCTACACGTTTAAAAGTACGCTTTATTACAGAAGTCGCTTGGCAAGCTCATTTTGTTAAAAACATGTTTATCCGTCCTACCGATGCCGAGCTGGAAACTTACGAACCTGATTTCATCGTAATGAATGGCGCAAAAACAACTAATCCGAATTGGCAGGAACAAGGCCTAAATTCTGAAAATTTCGTTGCCTTTAACTTAACTGAACGTATTCAGCTAATTGGTGGTACTTGGTACGGCGGCGAAATGAAAAAAGGTATGTTCTCAATGATGAACTACTTACTGCCGCTAAAAGGCATAGCCTCAATGCATTGTAGTGCCAACGTTGGTGAAGATGGCGATACAGCCGTTTTCTTTGGTCTATCAGGTACGGGTAAAACAACTTTATCAACCGATCCTAAACGCCAACTTATCGGTGATGATGAACATGGCTGGGATGAAAACGGTGTATTTAACTTTGAAGGCGGTTGTTACGCAAAAACCATCAACTTAAGCAAAGAAAGTGAACCTGATATCTACAACGCTATTCGACGTGACGCCTTACTAGAAAATGTAACCGTTGACGCGAAAGGTAAGATTGATTTTGACGATAATTCAAAAACTGAAAACACTCGTGTTTCGTACCCTATTCATCACATAGATAATATTGTTAAACCTATATCTCGTGCTGGCCATGCAAAAAAAGTTATTTTCTTAACCGCTGATGCTTTTGGTGTATTACCGCCTGTTGCAAAATTAACACCTGCACAAACAGAGTATTACTTTTTGTCTGGTTTCACAGCGAAACTTGCTGGTACTGAACGTGGCATCACAGAACCAACGCCGGCATTCTCAAGTTGTTTTGGTGCAGCATTTTTAAGCTTACACCCAACACAATACGCTGAAGTACTTCGCAAGCGTATGCAAGCTGTTGGCGCCGAAGCTTACTTGGTTAATACCGGTTGGAATGGCACAGGCAAACGTATTTCAATTAAAGATACGCGCGCGATTATTGATGCTATTTTAGATGGATCAATTGATGATACCCAAACTCAAGTATTGCCATTATTCAATTTAGATATTCCAACCAGTATCAACGGTGTTGACGATAGTATTTTAGACCCACGTAATACTTATGCTGAAGCATCACAATGGCAAGAAAAAGCAGAGGGCTTGGCCACTCGCTTTGTGAATAACTTTAATAAGTTTACTGATACGGATAACGGCAAGTCATTAGTCGCAGCTGGTCCAAAGCTATAA
- a CDS encoding pilus assembly protein PilM — MLSSLWKKKTSLMVGIDIGSHSIKAVLLNQNENGYVLETVAIEPMPRGAIVDREIQDIDAVGKVVAKIRKKISSSVSHAASAVSGQTVITKIIYMDVALTEQELASQIEIEADSLIPYPLDEVSLDFESLDINESDPSKINVLLSAARTESVEARVAALEAGGFETKVIDVESYAISRAYDLTLNQLPDDAAGKVIATVDLGATMTLFSVTEAGKHIYSRDQLFGGEQYTRSIVSYYNKSFEEAEVAKLSDDLPPNYTFEVLAPFHTILVQQIRRAIQMFLTTSGKEKIDYLVISGGSASVEGVEQLLTEELGIHTVIANPFAGMEISSNINQEELASTAPRFMVAAGLALRSFTPWHI, encoded by the coding sequence ATGTTAAGTAGTTTATGGAAAAAAAAGACCTCCTTAATGGTTGGAATTGACATCGGTTCTCACTCTATTAAGGCCGTTTTACTGAACCAAAACGAAAACGGATATGTTCTTGAAACTGTCGCTATTGAACCGATGCCAAGAGGTGCGATTGTCGATAGAGAAATTCAGGACATAGATGCCGTTGGTAAAGTGGTTGCCAAAATTCGCAAAAAAATCTCCTCGTCTGTCAGTCACGCTGCATCGGCTGTATCAGGGCAAACGGTGATCACAAAAATAATTTACATGGATGTTGCGTTAACCGAACAAGAATTGGCCAGCCAGATAGAAATTGAAGCCGATAGTTTAATTCCTTACCCACTTGATGAAGTCAGTCTAGATTTTGAATCACTCGATATTAATGAATCGGATCCAAGTAAAATCAATGTTTTACTTAGTGCAGCACGCACAGAATCTGTTGAAGCTAGAGTTGCTGCATTAGAAGCGGGTGGTTTTGAAACTAAAGTGATTGATGTCGAATCTTACGCTATTAGTCGTGCGTATGACTTAACATTAAACCAGTTACCAGATGACGCCGCGGGTAAAGTGATAGCTACCGTAGACTTAGGCGCGACAATGACATTATTTTCGGTTACAGAAGCCGGTAAGCATATTTACAGTCGCGACCAACTCTTCGGTGGTGAACAATATACTCGCTCCATTGTTTCTTATTATAATAAATCGTTTGAAGAAGCAGAAGTAGCGAAGTTAAGCGATGATCTACCCCCCAATTACACCTTCGAAGTTTTAGCACCATTTCACACGATACTTGTGCAGCAAATTCGTCGAGCCATACAAATGTTTCTGACGACTAGCGGTAAAGAAAAAATTGATTATCTGGTTATTTCAGGTGGTAGTGCTTCAGTGGAAGGCGTTGAACAACTCCTCACCGAAGAATTGGGTATTCATACCGTCATAGCAAACCCTTTCGCAGGTATGGAAATTTCTAGCAATATTAATCAAGAAGAGTTAGCCAGCACAGCGCCACGCTTTATGGTGGCCGCCGGTTTAGCATTAAGGAGTTTTACCCCATGGCATATATAA
- a CDS encoding pilus assembly protein PilP translates to MKKLILLSAVLLTGCFSDTDDLKQHIVDVQSGTSSTIDPMPEVRVFDHFDYSADVLRSPFDVPKPEAIQEKIQQMSGCLSPDPRRRKQPLEKFSLSDLVMRGTLGELGVTWALVEASDNTLHRVAVGSYVGLYHGKITTVSQDNVKVLELIPDGAGCWVERETVVTMTETSAEGQRK, encoded by the coding sequence ATGAAAAAGTTAATCTTATTAAGTGCTGTATTGTTAACGGGTTGCTTTAGTGACACTGATGACTTGAAGCAACATATTGTGGATGTACAATCAGGTACTTCTAGCACGATAGACCCGATGCCTGAAGTGAGAGTGTTTGATCATTTTGATTATTCGGCTGATGTACTACGAAGCCCGTTTGATGTGCCTAAGCCTGAAGCTATTCAAGAGAAAATTCAACAAATGTCAGGCTGTTTAAGCCCCGACCCGCGTCGAAGAAAACAGCCTTTAGAAAAGTTTTCACTGAGCGATTTAGTCATGCGTGGCACATTAGGTGAATTAGGCGTTACATGGGCACTGGTTGAGGCGTCTGACAATACCTTACACAGAGTTGCCGTTGGAAGCTATGTTGGTTTATATCACGGTAAAATTACCACAGTAAGCCAAGATAATGTAAAAGTATTAGAGTTAATCCCAGATGGCGCTGGGTGCTGGGTGGAACGTGAAACTGTCGTTACCATGACGGAGACAAGTGCAGAGGGGCAAAGGAAGTAA
- a CDS encoding type 4a pilus biogenesis protein PilO, with translation MNFDLSEFMEQFDGLELDNIGQWPKAAKIVLSIFLVILVLGLGYALMVSDQIKQLERVTAEETTLKQQYQAKYHIAANLELFEAQMIEAEAMFANQLKSLPESHETPGLLDDITFVGTTTGLDFVKLNWQPEIEQEIYIELPIDIEVLGSYHEFGQFVSRIAGLPRIVTLHNFDINLQKQASGDLKLKLQAKTYRYREAAE, from the coding sequence ATGAATTTTGACTTATCGGAATTTATGGAGCAATTTGATGGCTTAGAGCTTGATAATATTGGACAATGGCCTAAGGCCGCTAAAATTGTTTTATCAATATTTTTGGTTATATTGGTATTAGGTCTGGGTTATGCGTTAATGGTCAGTGACCAAATTAAGCAGCTTGAACGCGTAACAGCAGAGGAAACTACCTTAAAGCAACAATACCAAGCTAAGTATCATATAGCGGCTAATTTAGAGCTATTTGAAGCGCAAATGATTGAAGCTGAAGCTATGTTTGCAAATCAGTTGAAAAGTTTACCTGAAAGCCATGAAACTCCTGGCTTGCTAGATGACATTACTTTTGTCGGTACAACCACCGGGCTTGATTTTGTTAAATTAAATTGGCAGCCAGAAATAGAGCAAGAAATTTATATCGAGTTACCTATCGATATTGAAGTGCTTGGTTCTTATCATGAATTTGGACAATTCGTTAGTCGAATTGCTGGTTTACCACGCATAGTTACCCTGCATAATTTTGACATTAATTTGCAAAAGCAAGCCTCGGGCGACTTAAAGTTGAAGCTGCAAGCTAAAACATATCGTTATCGGGAGGCAGCTGAATAA
- the pilQ gene encoding type IV pilus secretin PilQ has protein sequence MKLITAAYLCVLSTFSWANELTGITYNTIQNNEIELVFELSDNIVAPPEVTTSMTPAQVRITFDAEQFNPDVAKTLIEHAGVKDITVQKIAGKVVANVNLQHLSIFDVIQKDNTFSLTLNTGQVNKTVTQLIPLGHGFINQIDNIDFKRGQQNEAQLLVKLIDSKVAVDVSDKLGKLYIEFHNTEILEDYIYKLDVTDFGTLVTGIETFKEGQNARLVVDIDGPFEYKHQQFNDVFSLTVEAKVQQDGYLGEEETFSGRAISLNFQDISVRTVLQIVADYNGFNLVTSDTVAGNITLRLDGVPWDQALDIILKVKGLDKRMEGNILMVAPSDELAAREARDLQAKQQVEELAPLYSEYVQVNYAKAAEFAALIKNEDNSILSLRGSVSVDERTNTLLIRDTATSIEDIKRMVSVLDIPVRQVIIESRMVTVKDNINEELGIRWGVTDTGSDSSTSGSLSGAESAGNGTIPSLSDRLNVNLPVASPAGSIAFQVARLADGTILDLELSAMEKENKGEIIASPRITTANQKEAYIEQGVEIPYQEAASSGATSTQFKKAVLSLTVTPHITPDDRIILDLVVTQDTVSDVSNGTAPAIDTQRIGTQVLVNNGETIVLGGIYQQQIISSVSKVPVLGDIPYFGWMFRNSSNFNEKKELLIFVTPRIVTERF, from the coding sequence ATGAAGTTAATTACAGCCGCCTATTTATGCGTGTTATCCACTTTCTCGTGGGCGAACGAATTAACAGGGATTACCTACAACACCATTCAAAATAATGAAATTGAATTGGTATTTGAGCTATCAGATAACATAGTTGCGCCACCTGAAGTGACAACATCTATGACACCAGCTCAAGTTAGAATTACTTTTGATGCTGAGCAATTTAATCCGGATGTCGCTAAGACACTGATTGAGCACGCCGGTGTAAAAGATATCACGGTGCAAAAAATAGCAGGCAAAGTTGTTGCTAATGTTAATTTGCAGCACTTATCTATTTTTGATGTTATTCAAAAAGATAATACATTTTCTTTAACGTTAAATACCGGACAAGTAAATAAAACGGTAACGCAGTTAATTCCGTTGGGGCATGGCTTTATTAATCAGATAGATAATATTGATTTTAAACGCGGTCAACAGAACGAAGCACAACTTTTAGTTAAGCTTATTGACAGTAAAGTAGCGGTCGATGTCAGTGATAAACTAGGTAAGCTTTATATCGAATTTCACAATACTGAGATTTTAGAAGATTACATTTATAAATTAGATGTTACAGATTTTGGTACGCTTGTTACCGGTATTGAAACGTTTAAAGAAGGACAGAACGCGCGTTTAGTGGTTGATATTGATGGACCGTTTGAATACAAACATCAACAGTTTAATGATGTCTTTTCATTAACAGTTGAGGCTAAAGTGCAACAGGACGGATACCTCGGTGAAGAAGAAACTTTTAGTGGTAGAGCAATATCATTAAACTTCCAAGATATTTCTGTTCGTACTGTTTTGCAAATTGTTGCTGATTATAATGGTTTTAACTTAGTGACCAGTGATACCGTAGCAGGCAATATCACCTTAAGATTAGATGGTGTTCCTTGGGATCAGGCCTTAGATATTATTCTAAAAGTTAAAGGTTTAGACAAGCGCATGGAAGGCAACATTCTTATGGTTGCCCCAAGTGACGAGCTAGCAGCTCGAGAGGCTAGAGACTTACAAGCGAAGCAGCAAGTAGAAGAACTGGCGCCACTATATTCAGAATATGTGCAAGTTAACTATGCAAAAGCGGCTGAATTTGCCGCATTAATTAAAAATGAAGACAACAGTATTTTATCACTACGTGGCAGTGTCAGTGTTGATGAAAGAACTAACACCTTGCTAATCAGAGATACAGCAACAAGTATCGAAGATATTAAACGTATGGTCTCGGTATTAGATATTCCGGTTCGCCAAGTTATTATCGAATCTCGTATGGTAACGGTAAAAGATAATATCAACGAAGAACTAGGTATTCGTTGGGGTGTAACAGACACAGGTTCAGATTCATCTACATCAGGCTCTTTGTCAGGTGCCGAAAGTGCCGGAAACGGAACAATCCCATCGTTAAGTGACCGATTGAATGTTAATTTACCGGTCGCAAGTCCTGCGGGTAGTATTGCGTTTCAAGTGGCTCGTTTAGCTGACGGTACTATTCTTGACCTTGAATTAAGTGCGATGGAAAAAGAAAATAAAGGCGAAATAATTGCCAGTCCACGTATTACTACTGCAAACCAAAAAGAAGCGTATATCGAGCAAGGTGTTGAAATTCCATACCAAGAAGCGGCTTCTAGTGGTGCTACATCTACACAATTTAAAAAGGCAGTATTGAGCTTAACAGTGACGCCTCATATAACCCCTGATGATAGAATTATATTAGACTTAGTGGTAACGCAAGATACAGTCTCAGATGTTTCAAATGGCACGGCACCAGCGATAGATACACAGAGAATAGGCACACAAGTTTTAGTTAATAATGGTGAAACCATCGTACTTGGTGGTATTTACCAACAACAAATTATTAGTTCAGTGTCAAAAGTGCCCGTTTTAGGTGATATTCCATATTTTGGCTGGATGTTTAGGAATAGTAGTAACTTCAATGAGAAAAAAGAACTGCTAATATTCGTTACACCACGCATAGTTACGGAAAGATTTTAA
- the ompR gene encoding two-component system response regulator OmpR: MGHETPKVLVVDDDMRLRALLERYLVEQGFVVRSAANSEQMDRLLERENFHLLVLDLMLPGEDGLSICRRLRQNSNDIPIVMLTAKGDEVDRIIGLELGADDYMPKPFNPRELLARIKAVLRRRVQEAPGAPSQEENIISFGEYQLNLATREMVKGDINMPLTSGEFAVLKALITHPREPLSRDKLMNLARGRDYSALERSIDVQVSRLRRMLEEDPAKPRYIQTVWGLGYVFVPEGKSVA, encoded by the coding sequence ATGGGACATGAAACACCGAAAGTTTTGGTAGTAGACGATGATATGCGTTTACGCGCCTTATTGGAGCGGTATCTAGTCGAGCAAGGATTTGTGGTTCGCAGTGCGGCAAATTCTGAGCAAATGGATAGATTGCTTGAGCGCGAAAACTTTCACCTGTTAGTGCTCGACTTAATGTTACCTGGAGAAGATGGCTTATCTATTTGTCGCCGCTTACGCCAAAACTCGAATGACATTCCAATTGTGATGTTAACGGCGAAAGGCGATGAAGTAGACCGTATCATCGGTTTAGAGCTTGGCGCTGATGACTACATGCCAAAACCTTTTAATCCTCGTGAATTATTAGCACGTATTAAAGCCGTGCTACGTCGACGTGTGCAAGAAGCGCCCGGTGCACCATCACAAGAAGAAAATATAATTTCTTTTGGTGAATATCAGTTGAACCTTGCCACGCGTGAAATGGTGAAAGGCGATATTAATATGCCATTGACGAGCGGTGAGTTTGCGGTGTTAAAGGCCTTGATTACGCATCCTCGTGAGCCATTATCGCGAGATAAGTTAATGAATTTAGCGCGCGGCAGAGATTACTCTGCCTTAGAGCGAAGTATTGATGTTCAAGTGTCACGCTTGCGTCGTATGCTAGAAGAAGACCCTGCAAAACCTCGTTATATTCAAACCGTTTGGGGTTTAGGATATGTGTTTGTACCTGAAGGAAAGTCTGTAGCATAA
- the aroK gene encoding shikimate kinase AroK, with amino-acid sequence MAEKRNIFLVGPMGAGKSTIGRELADKLHLEFFDSDQEIERRTGADIAWVFDLEGEEGFRLREESVIEDLSEKQGIVLATGGGSVISAQVRNRLSARGIVVYLETTIDKQVARTQRDRRRPLLQTDEEPRTVLENLAVERNPLYEEIADVIVQTDDQSAKVVASKIVERLDF; translated from the coding sequence ATGGCAGAAAAACGTAACATTTTCCTTGTAGGCCCAATGGGCGCAGGCAAAAGCACCATTGGTAGAGAATTAGCGGATAAGCTACATTTAGAGTTCTTTGATTCCGATCAAGAAATAGAACGTCGCACTGGTGCAGATATCGCTTGGGTTTTTGATCTTGAAGGCGAAGAAGGTTTTCGCTTAAGAGAAGAATCAGTAATTGAAGACTTAAGTGAAAAACAAGGGATTGTTTTGGCTACAGGCGGTGGTTCTGTAATTAGCGCTCAAGTACGTAATCGCTTATCAGCTCGCGGCATTGTGGTATATCTAGAAACAACAATTGATAAACAAGTGGCTCGCACGCAAAGAGACAGACGTCGTCCGCTACTGCAAACTGATGAAGAACCTAGAACTGTACTTGAAAACTTAGCAGTTGAACGTAATCCGTTATATGAAGAAATTGCCGATGTTATCGTGCAGACGGACGATCAAAGTGCGAAAGTTGTAGCAAGTAAAATAGTAGAACGTTTAGACTTTTAA